In one Acomys russatus chromosome X, mAcoRus1.1, whole genome shotgun sequence genomic region, the following are encoded:
- the Eras gene encoding GTPase ERas codes for MALPTKSSILDLSPNTPCTRSPEESHEAWAQCKDAGRQLPEYKAVVVGASGVGKSALTIQMTHHCFVKDHDPTIQDSYWKKVALDNGCYILNVLDTAGQDIHRALRDQCLAAGDGVLGVFALDDPSSLERLQQIWSTWSPHHKQPLVLVGNKCDLVTTAGDAHGAAAILAHQWGAPLVKTSAKTRQGVEEAFALLVHEIQKAQEAVAEPSREKKRSHNAVCGCGCSVA; via the coding sequence ATGGCGTTGCCAACCAAGTCTAGCATCTTGGACCTGAGCCCCAACACACCATGCACCAGATCCCCAGAGGAAAGCCACGAGGCTTGGGCACAATGCAAAGATGCTGGCAGGCAGCTACCTGAGTacaaggcagtggtggtgggtGCCAGCGGTGTTGGTAAGAGTGCTCTCACCATCCAGATGACCCACCACTGCTTCGTGAAAGACCATGACCCCACCATCCAGGATTCATACTGGAAGAAAGTGGCACTGGACAACGGGTGTTACATTCTGAATGTGCTGGACACAGCGGGGCAGGATATCCACCGGGCCCTGCGTGACCAGTGCTTGGCAGCTGGTGACGGCGTGCTGGGTGTCTTTGCTCTTGATGACCCCTCGTCTCTGGAGCGGCTGCAGCAGATCTGGTCCACCTGGAGCCCTCACCACAAGCAGCCTCTGGTACTAGTAGGCAACAAGTGTGACCTGGTGACCACCGCTGGGGATGCTCATGGTGCTGCAGCTATCCTTGCTCACCAGTGGGGAGCCCCCTTAGTGAAGACCTCGGCCAAGACGCGGCAAGGTGTAGAGGAAGCTTTTGCTCTGCTTGTCCATGAGATTCAGAAGGCCCAGGAGGCTGTGGCTGAGCCAAGCAGGGAGAAGAAGCGAAGCCACAATGCcgtgtgtggctgtggctgctctgTAGCCTGA